A stretch of Sulfitobacter sp. THAF37 DNA encodes these proteins:
- the ectB gene encoding diaminobutyrate--2-oxoglutarate transaminase yields MPKDMTQDTTIFTRRESEARSYCRGMDNMFVKAQGAEMFDQTGTRYIDFLAGCSSLNYGHNDPDMKSALVDHITNDGIAHGLDFHSDAKAAFLKAYEDHILAPRGMDYKIMMTGPTGTNAVEAAIKLARKVTGRRNVISFTNGFHGMTMGALSLTGNTDKRGGAGSGTLGDVTHMPFEGSLGENVDTLELMDAMLSNPSSGIDAPAAFIFEPIQGEGGLNAASDAWMQGVEKIARKHGALLIVDDIQAGCGRSGSFFSFEASGIKPDMVTQAKSLSGFGLPFAALLIRPDHDIWKPAEHNGTFRGNTHAFVTARVAIEKFWSDDAFEKDIASKSVMLTTALQEVAARVPGATLKGRGMMQGVDVGSGELAGAICARAYELGLVIETSGAGDEVIKFLAPLTISPELMREGFDILIRAAEEVADSHKIAAE; encoded by the coding sequence ATGCCCAAAGACATGACACAAGACACCACGATCTTCACCCGCCGCGAGAGCGAGGCACGTTCCTACTGCCGCGGCATGGACAACATGTTCGTCAAGGCGCAGGGCGCCGAGATGTTCGACCAGACCGGTACCCGTTACATCGACTTTCTGGCGGGCTGTTCTTCGCTTAACTACGGTCACAACGATCCGGACATGAAATCTGCGCTGGTGGACCATATCACCAACGACGGAATCGCCCACGGTCTGGATTTCCACAGCGACGCCAAGGCGGCCTTTCTCAAGGCTTATGAGGATCACATCCTTGCGCCGCGTGGCATGGACTACAAGATCATGATGACCGGACCCACCGGCACCAACGCCGTGGAAGCGGCGATCAAGCTGGCCCGCAAGGTCACTGGCCGCCGCAACGTGATTTCGTTCACGAACGGGTTCCACGGGATGACCATGGGTGCGCTGTCGCTCACCGGGAACACCGACAAGCGTGGCGGTGCCGGCAGCGGCACGCTGGGCGACGTGACCCACATGCCTTTTGAAGGCTCTCTGGGCGAGAATGTCGATACGCTGGAGCTGATGGACGCGATGCTGTCGAACCCCTCATCGGGCATCGACGCACCTGCGGCCTTCATCTTTGAGCCGATCCAGGGCGAAGGCGGCCTGAACGCAGCCTCCGACGCTTGGATGCAGGGCGTCGAAAAGATCGCCCGCAAGCACGGCGCGTTGCTGATCGTCGATGACATCCAGGCCGGTTGCGGGCGCTCCGGCAGCTTCTTTTCCTTCGAAGCTTCGGGCATCAAGCCCGACATGGTGACACAGGCGAAATCGCTGTCCGGCTTCGGCCTGCCCTTTGCCGCGCTGCTGATCCGTCCCGATCACGACATCTGGAAGCCCGCCGAACACAACGGCACATTCCGGGGCAACACCCACGCCTTTGTGACGGCACGCGTCGCGATCGAGAAGTTCTGGTCCGACGATGCTTTTGAAAAGGATATCGCGAGCAAGTCGGTCATGCTGACCACGGCACTGCAGGAAGTGGCCGCTCGCGTGCCGGGCGCGACGCTCAAGGGTCGCGGCATGATGCAGGGTGTCGATGTGGGCTCTGGTGAATTGGCGGGTGCCATCTGCGCACGGGCCTATGAACTGGGCCTTGTGATCGAAACCTCT
- the ectA gene encoding diaminobutyrate acetyltransferase, translated as MLNGTETRKDIAVELRKPEPDDGAAIWELVRDCKPLDENSIYANVIQADHFRDTCVVAEVDSEILGWISGHMIPNEDAFFVWQVAVSPKARGLGLGKKMLNELINRDETAEATELKTTITKDNAASWGLFRSFARQIGGTLEDAPHFERDTHFGGAQATEHLVTISLPDPAALKRAA; from the coding sequence ATGCTGAACGGCACGGAAACACGCAAAGACATCGCAGTGGAACTGCGCAAGCCTGAGCCCGACGATGGCGCGGCCATCTGGGAGCTGGTGCGCGACTGCAAGCCGCTGGACGAAAATTCGATCTATGCCAACGTGATTCAGGCCGACCATTTCCGCGATACCTGTGTGGTTGCAGAGGTCGATAGCGAGATTCTGGGCTGGATTTCCGGCCACATGATCCCGAACGAGGATGCCTTCTTTGTCTGGCAGGTGGCTGTCAGCCCCAAGGCGCGCGGCCTCGGTCTTGGCAAGAAGATGCTGAACGAACTGATCAACCGCGACGAAACCGCAGAGGCGACCGAGTTGAAGACAACCATCACCAAGGACAATGCCGCGTCCTGGGGGCTGTTCCGCAGCTTTGCCCGTCAGATCGGCGGCACGCTGGAAGATGCGCCGCATTTCGAACGCGACACGCACTTTGGCGGTGCTCAGGCCACCGAGCATCTGGTGACGATCAGCCTGCCCGATCCGGCCGCGCTGAAACGCGCCGCCTGA
- a CDS encoding MarR family winged helix-turn-helix transcriptional regulator translates to MTQNLHNRIDESLIALRRILRATELYGRDLAQAAGVTPAQLRVLQIVEEKVDPTPKALATQMGVSQATVTSLVDKLVARGMAQRHASERDRRQSNIVLTERGRRTLEEAPDALQQRYARKFAELADWEQAQLVASLERVADMFDARGLDASPVLATGALQGERKGGPE, encoded by the coding sequence ATGACGCAAAACCTTCATAATCGGATCGACGAAAGCCTGATCGCATTACGCCGGATTCTGCGCGCGACAGAGCTTTATGGCCGCGACCTTGCGCAGGCTGCGGGCGTGACCCCGGCGCAGCTGCGGGTCTTGCAGATCGTCGAGGAAAAGGTCGATCCGACGCCCAAGGCGCTGGCGACGCAGATGGGGGTCAGTCAGGCCACCGTGACCTCGCTGGTGGACAAACTGGTGGCGCGCGGCATGGCGCAGCGACACGCTTCGGAACGCGACCGCCGCCAAAGCAATATCGTGCTGACCGAAAGGGGCCGCCGGACGCTGGAAGAAGCGCCCGATGCATTGCAGCAGCGGTACGCGCGCAAGTTCGCGGAACTGGCCGACTGGGAACAGGCGCAGCTTGTGGCTTCGCTTGAGCGGGTCGCCGACATGTTCGACGCAAGGGGGCTCGACGCATCGCCGGTTCTGGCGACGGGGGCGTTGCAGGGTGAACGCAAGGGCGGGCCGGAGTAG
- a CDS encoding YeeE/YedE family protein — translation MLPVTPTDFTPWAALGGGVLIGLSAVMVMALFGRIAGIVGITTGAAAAADKGWRIAFIAGLLAAPLLWLLIGGAFPAQTVSANLPGMAAAGLLVGAGTALGSGCTSGHGVCGLARLSGRSLAAVLTFMAFAALTVFVLRHVIGGAA, via the coding sequence ATGTTGCCAGTTACCCCGACCGACTTCACCCCATGGGCCGCGCTGGGCGGGGGCGTCCTGATCGGCCTGTCCGCCGTTATGGTCATGGCACTTTTCGGGCGGATCGCCGGGATCGTCGGCATCACCACGGGGGCCGCTGCGGCGGCGGACAAGGGGTGGCGCATCGCCTTTATCGCGGGACTGCTGGCAGCGCCACTGCTGTGGCTGCTGATCGGCGGCGCGTTTCCCGCCCAGACGGTCAGTGCGAACCTGCCGGGCATGGCCGCCGCGGGGCTGCTGGTGGGCGCGGGAACGGCGCTGGGATCGGGCTGCACGTCGGGGCACGGTGTTTGCGGGCTGGCACGGTTGTCGGGACGGTCCCTTGCCGCGGTCCTGACCTTCATGGCGTTCGCCGCTCTGACGGTCTTTGTCCTGCGTCACGTGATCGGGGGTGCGGCATGA
- a CDS encoding DUF6691 family protein, whose translation MRQVLGFVAGLVFGTGLLLSGMADPAKVLNFLDVFGSWDPSLAFVMGGASVTAFVGYRLAWRQASPVLMADFDLPAINSIDAPLLTGAALFGVGWGIGGFCPGPAWTALPMAAPGTLIIVPAMLIGILAGHRLKRGLRA comes from the coding sequence ATACGGCAGGTCCTCGGCTTTGTCGCCGGTCTGGTCTTTGGTACAGGGCTATTGCTGTCGGGCATGGCGGACCCGGCCAAGGTGCTCAACTTTCTTGACGTGTTCGGATCCTGGGATCCCAGCCTCGCCTTCGTGATGGGAGGCGCGTCGGTGACAGCCTTTGTCGGCTACCGGCTGGCGTGGCGGCAGGCCTCTCCGGTCCTGATGGCGGATTTCGACCTGCCCGCGATCAACAGCATCGACGCGCCGCTGCTGACCGGGGCCGCGCTCTTCGGGGTCGGCTGGGGCATCGGCGGCTTTTGCCCCGGGCCGGCATGGACCGCGCTGCCCATGGCGGCACCGGGGACATTGATCATTGTGCCCGCGATGCTGATCGGCATCCTTGCGGGCCACCGCCTGAAACGCGGCCTGCGCGCCTGA